One window of Chlamydiales bacterium genomic DNA carries:
- a CDS encoding autotransporter domain-containing protein, which yields MRKKYLLSALCLFSSVANATTLTWISTTTGGGTPNWSNPANWSPSVIPANGDSLFYPFQANAVGASDNDIGTLNITSFLFNQGYSVTGLPLTLGSGGSQGSAVVSNLTTLDDIFIANDMTFLNEVNFQVNGPSGQRLVLGGAIDEGGFNYDVTNSTGTLVLGGTVTNPGMANVQSGTLIVNQDTIPDDTVLGNQATINFNFDGITDGTYTGGFAGSGTIMKDGPRTLFLAGTNDSSAAMKVMDGTLQGDASTIKNDVRIAAPATVVFNQVSDGIFDGTMTGAGAVTKMASATLIMKKDTSYTGLTSIQGGTLEFQTPGPGGDVTLSTGTQLTLNPSTSGTLPGNITETGVSTVSKKGANAVALPGTSTVSNTQVNGGQLTVSGTLTSSATTIVNAGGSLATVPEGTVNSGSMIVVNDTGEIKGGGTFTGGVDVKKGGKVKTRGSIVTMNVVGNVDFAAGSILETELSPTVSSLLNVTGNVNITPGSTLSLVFEPGIYTPGTSEVAIQTTGTINTPPFTSVISNSAILSATQQFLPNQLNLIITASPFASVVTSGNAGAVAKCIDKIEASCSNSDMSTVIGLLSVEPDAASLSSALNQLQPALYKALTLTQENDTVQFANAINNRLEEQYQASCVKNHDTIDFWGDLYIDQMRQSTKGSLEGFHSLSSGVIVGVDRLFSQHTSVGAGVGYSHSNVDWNRSGGDDGRINSFFGSLYANYFTKRYFLNLALISGYSRYSAERRIDFSSIHRTAKLEDNGGYELMAHFSPGLLFKVKKVDLILFGIVDYVFLHQNSFTEKGAKSLNLSVKSSRSTLWREELGLEATRCITLKSSKWIPLVKLGVVQENRPSGGHYSASFHDTSCCTFTVKGLNPNHTLVAPSIALTGLWFDDRLVATVRYDAELGHKYQNQRGNLQVGYAF from the coding sequence ATGCGAAAAAAATATCTCCTCTCGGCGCTCTGCCTCTTCTCTTCAGTTGCAAATGCAACGACACTTACTTGGATAAGCACGACAACCGGGGGAGGGACGCCAAACTGGAGCAACCCCGCCAACTGGAGTCCAAGTGTTATCCCTGCAAATGGAGACTCTCTCTTCTACCCTTTTCAAGCCAATGCCGTGGGAGCTAGCGATAATGACATCGGGACATTGAATATCACCTCCTTCCTATTCAATCAGGGATACAGCGTAACAGGTCTACCATTGACTCTTGGATCGGGAGGTTCTCAAGGAAGCGCAGTCGTCAGCAACCTAACCACACTGGATGATATCTTCATTGCAAATGATATGACCTTTTTAAACGAGGTTAATTTTCAAGTGAATGGCCCCTCGGGTCAGCGGTTAGTCTTAGGCGGTGCGATTGATGAGGGAGGATTTAATTATGATGTTACGAATAGCACCGGAACGCTCGTACTCGGAGGAACGGTTACAAATCCAGGAATGGCGAATGTCCAATCAGGAACGCTGATTGTCAATCAAGATACTATCCCCGACGATACTGTTCTTGGAAACCAAGCGACGATCAACTTCAATTTCGATGGCATAACCGATGGAACCTATACCGGAGGATTTGCGGGTTCTGGGACGATCATGAAAGATGGACCGAGAACTCTCTTTCTAGCGGGCACGAATGATAGCAGCGCAGCAATGAAGGTGATGGACGGCACTTTGCAAGGCGACGCCTCAACAATCAAAAATGATGTGCGCATTGCAGCTCCTGCCACCGTTGTTTTCAACCAAGTGAGTGATGGAATCTTTGATGGGACGATGACCGGCGCAGGCGCTGTAACCAAAATGGCAAGTGCTACTCTCATCATGAAAAAAGACACCTCATACACCGGCCTAACTTCCATTCAAGGCGGAACACTCGAGTTTCAAACTCCAGGGCCTGGAGGAGATGTCACTCTCTCTACTGGTACGCAGCTCACTCTCAATCCATCTACAAGCGGTACGCTTCCTGGAAATATTACAGAAACAGGCGTCAGCACTGTCTCAAAAAAGGGAGCCAATGCTGTTGCACTTCCAGGAACTAGCACTGTTTCGAACACTCAAGTAAACGGCGGCCAGCTGACGGTATCTGGAACCTTAACAAGCAGCGCAACAACCATCGTAAATGCAGGAGGCTCGCTCGCCACCGTCCCAGAAGGAACAGTAAATTCCGGATCGATGATCGTTGTGAACGATACGGGAGAGATTAAAGGAGGAGGAACCTTTACCGGAGGCGTCGATGTAAAAAAGGGAGGAAAAGTAAAAACGCGTGGATCGATCGTCACCATGAACGTTGTTGGAAACGTGGATTTTGCTGCGGGCTCGATCCTTGAAACAGAGCTCTCCCCTACCGTGAGCTCTCTCTTGAATGTCACAGGCAATGTCAACATCACGCCAGGCTCTACACTCTCTCTGGTCTTTGAACCCGGAATTTACACTCCCGGCACTTCTGAAGTCGCTATTCAGACAACAGGGACGATCAATACTCCTCCATTTACATCTGTAATTTCCAATTCTGCCATTCTGAGCGCTACGCAGCAGTTTCTTCCCAATCAGCTAAATCTCATCATCACCGCCTCTCCATTTGCTTCAGTTGTAACCAGCGGCAACGCGGGAGCTGTTGCAAAGTGTATCGACAAGATAGAGGCTTCTTGCTCTAACAGCGACATGAGCACGGTAATCGGCCTTCTCTCGGTTGAGCCAGATGCTGCAAGCCTTTCAAGCGCTTTAAACCAGCTTCAGCCCGCTCTTTACAAAGCACTTACTCTCACGCAAGAAAACGACACGGTTCAATTTGCAAACGCGATTAACAATCGCCTTGAAGAGCAGTATCAGGCCTCGTGCGTGAAAAATCACGACACTATTGACTTCTGGGGCGATCTCTACATCGACCAGATGCGTCAGAGCACGAAAGGATCTCTAGAGGGCTTCCACTCTCTCTCTTCCGGCGTGATTGTCGGAGTCGACCGCCTCTTCAGCCAGCACACCTCTGTAGGAGCAGGTGTGGGCTACTCCCACTCCAACGTCGATTGGAATCGCTCAGGCGGCGATGATGGCAGAATCAACAGCTTCTTCGGATCACTCTATGCCAACTACTTTACGAAGCGCTACTTCCTCAACCTCGCGTTAATCTCCGGCTACTCCAGATATAGCGCGGAAAGAAGGATCGACTTCTCCTCGATACACAGAACTGCAAAACTGGAGGACAATGGCGGATATGAGCTGATGGCTCACTTCAGCCCTGGCCTTCTCTTCAAGGTCAAGAAGGTCGACCTGATCCTCTTTGGAATCGTCGACTACGTCTTCCTCCACCAGAACAGCTTTACAGAGAAGGGAGCAAAATCTTTAAATCTCTCTGTAAAATCGAGCCGCTCTACCCTCTGGCGAGAGGAGCTCGGACTTGAGGCCACGCGCTGCATCACACTAAAAAGCTCGAAGTGGATTCCACTTGTGAAACTTGGCGTCGTGCAAGAAAACCGTCCAAGCGGCGGCCACTACTCTGCAAGCTTTCATGACACGAGCTGCTGCACCTTCACCGTGAAGGGGTTAAATCCAAATCACACGCTGGTTGCCCCCTCGATTGCCCTCACAGGCCTCTGGTTTGATGACAGGCTGGTAGCCACCGTCCGCTACGATGCAGAGCTCGGCCATAAATACCAGAACCAGCGCGGAAATCTGCAGGTCGGCTACGCCTTTTAA
- a CDS encoding aquaporin — translation MKLIYEFIGTFFLVLTVGMTVIDPNSAGVMAPLAIGSVLAVMVFAGGHVSGGHYNPAVSLAVYMRGKLKSKELFSYWIVQLIAGVVAGCLTIYFKGSAPQMAMTPDVMKALLAEFLFTFALCYVVLNVATANATQGNSYFGWAIGFTVLVGAYAVGAVSGGAFNPAVALGITIMNLSSWANLWIFLVGNLAGGAVAALVFKAAHKGK, via the coding sequence ATGAAGCTAATTTATGAGTTCATCGGAACGTTTTTTCTCGTTCTCACTGTAGGTATGACAGTGATCGACCCAAATTCAGCAGGTGTGATGGCACCGCTTGCGATCGGTTCGGTTCTTGCTGTGATGGTATTTGCTGGTGGACACGTCTCAGGCGGCCACTATAACCCAGCAGTCTCTCTTGCTGTGTATATGCGTGGTAAGCTCAAGTCAAAAGAGCTCTTCTCTTACTGGATCGTGCAGCTGATTGCAGGTGTAGTCGCAGGCTGTTTGACCATCTATTTCAAGGGAAGCGCGCCTCAAATGGCGATGACGCCCGATGTGATGAAGGCTCTCCTTGCTGAGTTCCTCTTCACTTTTGCGCTCTGCTATGTTGTGCTTAACGTCGCAACTGCAAACGCAACTCAGGGCAACTCCTACTTCGGCTGGGCGATCGGTTTTACCGTGCTGGTTGGTGCTTATGCCGTTGGTGCTGTCTCTGGCGGAGCGTTCAATCCTGCAGTGGCTCTCGGAATCACAATCATGAATCTGAGCAGCTGGGCAAACCTCTGGATCTTCCTAGTTGGCAACTTAGCAGGCGGCGCTGTGGCAGCGCTCGTCTTCAAAGCTGCCCACAAAGGCAAGTAA
- a CDS encoding DUF3096 domain-containing protein: protein MMMHAAVNPIISLIAGILILIFPTILNYIVAVYLILIGLIGILGKM from the coding sequence ATGATGATGCATGCTGCGGTTAACCCAATCATCTCATTGATTGCTGGTATTCTGATTCTCATCTTCCCTACGATTCTAAACTACATCGTGGCTGTTTATCTGATCTTAATTGGACTTATCGGTATTTTAGGAAAGATGTAG
- a CDS encoding fatty acid desaturase: MKSKRYDWGVIVFIVGYHLALLIGLPIYFINHSPSWGLCVTAGVLMYISGMSVTAGYHRLYSHQTYKINPVVEAVLLFFATVATQGSALKWAADHRKHHAFVDTDRDPYSIKKGFMYAHVLWLFHKADPIDPKIIADLSKNRLLAFQHKYYGLLMMLCNALVFLFFGYLFNDYLSAFVFIWGVRMLVLHHFTWFINSLAHTWGSQKFSQEHSAVDNYLMSIFTFGEGYHNYHHTFASDYRNGVRWFHFDPTKWLIWTLSKFKLAHNLRRISGIRIQEAIISEQKSDLIEQVKQYLSTNRAIAEEKIEKLTADLLAKFASFTQLKEQYKEYKKERTKDKDSLKQLNREIKTLKKTLQADWQDWKRFCRDISTYCMNLEQN, translated from the coding sequence ATGAAGTCAAAAAGATATGATTGGGGTGTGATTGTATTTATCGTCGGTTATCATCTTGCACTGTTAATTGGTCTGCCTATCTACTTTATAAACCACTCTCCCTCTTGGGGACTCTGCGTTACAGCGGGCGTTCTCATGTACATATCCGGCATGAGCGTGACTGCGGGCTATCACAGGCTCTACTCCCACCAGACCTATAAGATCAATCCAGTTGTGGAAGCGGTTCTCCTCTTTTTTGCAACCGTTGCAACGCAGGGTAGCGCGCTCAAGTGGGCAGCAGACCACCGCAAGCACCACGCATTCGTCGATACAGACCGCGATCCCTATTCGATCAAAAAAGGGTTTATGTACGCTCACGTGCTCTGGCTCTTTCATAAAGCCGACCCGATCGATCCCAAGATCATCGCCGACCTGAGCAAGAACCGCCTGCTGGCGTTCCAGCATAAGTATTATGGTCTGCTCATGATGCTGTGCAATGCTCTCGTATTCCTCTTTTTCGGTTACCTTTTTAATGACTACCTCAGCGCCTTTGTTTTCATCTGGGGCGTTCGCATGCTTGTGCTTCACCACTTCACCTGGTTTATTAACTCTCTTGCCCACACCTGGGGAAGTCAGAAGTTTAGCCAGGAGCACTCAGCAGTGGATAACTACCTGATGTCGATCTTCACTTTCGGCGAAGGCTACCACAACTACCACCATACGTTTGCTAGTGACTACCGCAATGGGGTGCGCTGGTTCCACTTCGATCCAACGAAGTGGCTGATCTGGACCCTTTCTAAGTTTAAACTCGCACACAACTTAAGAAGAATTAGCGGTATTCGCATCCAAGAAGCCATTATCAGCGAACAGAAGAGCGATCTAATCGAACAGGTAAAACAGTACCTTTCGACAAACCGCGCAATCGCAGAAGAGAAGATAGAAAAGCTCACAGCCGATCTGCTTGCGAAATTCGCGAGCTTCACTCAGCTTAAAGAACAGTATAAAGAGTATAAAAAAGAGCGCACAAAAGATAAAGATTCTCTGAAGCAGCTGAACCGAGAGATAAAAACTCTGAAAAAGACTCTACAAGCTGACTGGCAGGATTGGAAACGCTTTTGCAGAGATATTAGCACTTACTGTATGAACTTGGAACAGAACTAA
- a CDS encoding amino acid ABC transporter permease, with protein sequence MFSKVFSFLLVLGALCALFSAAFFSQVYHWDAIWAYRQVFLNGWYTTIGLALASLVLSLIIGVVASLMRQSKLLPLRYLSQIYIEIIRGTPLLVQLLFFFYVVAASAHIQNRYLVGVLTLSIFSGAYIAEILRAGIENTRKTLLESAYSIGLTKPQTYRFVIFPIAFRQILPPLAGQFASIIKDSSLLSILGISEFTYAAQQISSATFSTLECYFPLAVGYLILTLPISLFSRYLERRTKHEA encoded by the coding sequence TTGTTCTCCAAGGTCTTCAGTTTTCTACTCGTATTAGGGGCGCTATGCGCCCTTTTTTCAGCTGCGTTTTTTTCGCAGGTCTACCACTGGGATGCGATCTGGGCGTATAGACAGGTCTTTCTGAATGGCTGGTATACGACGATCGGCCTTGCACTGGCGAGCTTGGTTTTAAGTCTGATTATTGGCGTAGTGGCAAGCCTGATGCGCCAGTCGAAACTCCTTCCGCTCCGCTACCTCTCTCAAATCTATATCGAAATCATCCGGGGAACGCCGCTTCTTGTGCAGCTTCTCTTCTTTTTTTATGTAGTTGCAGCTTCCGCGCACATTCAAAACCGCTACCTTGTCGGCGTGCTCACTCTCTCGATTTTCAGTGGGGCCTATATCGCCGAGATTTTAAGAGCTGGCATTGAAAATACGCGCAAGACTCTACTTGAATCGGCCTACTCGATCGGCCTGACAAAGCCGCAGACCTACCGTTTTGTGATCTTCCCAATCGCCTTTAGGCAGATTCTACCGCCACTTGCAGGGCAGTTCGCATCGATCATCAAGGACTCTTCTCTTCTCTCTATCCTTGGCATCAGCGAGTTCACCTATGCTGCGCAGCAGATCAGCAGCGCGACCTTCAGCACGCTTGAGTGCTACTTTCCGCTTGCGGTCGGATACCTGATTTTGACTCTGCCCATTTCGCTTTTTAGTCGTTATCTCGAGAGGCGCACAAAACATGAAGCTTAA
- a CDS encoding amino acid ABC transporter ATP-binding protein → MKLKITDLSKKVGSHALLHKVSVDLDFGVLGIIGPSGGGKSTFLRLIAGLVEPTSGEILLNQKRIPFENNQELINHRRSLGVVFQSWNLFPHLSALDNIVLPLHEVHGNTREEAVEKGEALLKRFGLEADAHKKPHELSGGQCQRVAIIRAVANKPFLLLLDEPTSALDPLMTSEVLDLIVELKKEGISFLLVSHHINFLMKVADSLIFIDRGLLIESGSTKELLSHPKEPQVADYLSKVLKY, encoded by the coding sequence ATGAAGCTTAAGATTACAGACCTGAGTAAGAAGGTGGGCTCGCATGCTCTCCTCCATAAGGTCTCTGTTGATCTGGATTTTGGCGTACTCGGAATCATCGGTCCCTCGGGTGGAGGAAAGTCTACATTTTTAAGGCTGATTGCAGGTCTTGTTGAACCGACAAGCGGGGAGATCCTGCTCAATCAAAAGAGGATCCCTTTCGAAAATAACCAGGAGTTGATTAACCACCGTAGATCTCTGGGAGTGGTCTTTCAATCTTGGAATCTTTTTCCTCACCTTTCTGCGTTGGATAACATCGTGCTTCCTCTGCATGAGGTGCATGGAAATACACGTGAAGAGGCGGTAGAAAAAGGAGAGGCGCTGCTTAAGCGTTTTGGACTAGAGGCGGATGCGCATAAAAAACCGCATGAGCTCTCTGGCGGGCAGTGTCAGCGCGTTGCCATCATTCGCGCCGTAGCAAATAAACCCTTTCTACTCCTGCTCGATGAACCGACCTCTGCTCTAGACCCTTTGATGACATCAGAGGTACTCGATCTTATCGTTGAACTAAAGAAAGAGGGGATCTCTTTCCTTCTCGTTAGTCACCATATTAATTTTTTGATGAAGGTGGCAGACTCTCTCATCTTTATCGACAGGGGACTTCTCATCGAGAGTGGTTCTACAAAAGAGCTTCTCTCTCATCCAAAAGAGCCGCAGGTTGCGGATTATCTGTCGAAAGTGCTTAAGTATTAA
- a CDS encoding transporter substrate-binding domain-containing protein, whose amino-acid sequence MNRFRPLSKLHLLVKIGLFGIFDTKFFDHVFTHALKILRQICTKNLNFSEQSEFRKRSILALLLFAASCLHAQENPPLRVGMELSYYPFESVDDQGKPWGVSVDLAKALGAYLGREVEIVGTPFVGLIFALKSKKIDLIISSMSVTPEREKAIGFSSPYLETGLCALISKKTAASSIDGLDLTGNKIAVKMGTTGEVFARKYFKQAQVIALDRESSCVLEVVQAKCNAFLYDQFSILAEWQKYPEATKANLNPFVKEYWAMGMRLEDTQLKAQANSFLKEFKESGGFQKLADKFFKEQQKLFAEQGVPFVFDIKG is encoded by the coding sequence ATGAACAGGTTTAGACCTCTTTCGAAACTCCATTTACTCGTTAAAATTGGCCTTTTCGGCATCTTTGACACAAAATTTTTCGACCATGTGTTTACACATGCTCTCAAAATTTTGCGGCAAATCTGCACAAAAAACCTCAATTTTTCCGAGCAAAGCGAATTTCGAAAGAGGTCTATTCTCGCCCTCCTTCTCTTTGCAGCTTCGTGTCTGCATGCTCAAGAGAATCCTCCGCTGCGCGTGGGGATGGAGCTCTCCTACTACCCTTTTGAATCCGTTGATGACCAGGGCAAGCCCTGGGGAGTGAGTGTCGATTTAGCAAAAGCTCTTGGCGCCTATTTAGGCCGAGAAGTGGAGATAGTCGGTACCCCATTTGTAGGTCTTATTTTTGCGCTTAAATCGAAGAAGATCGACCTTATCATCTCGTCGATGTCGGTTACGCCCGAAAGAGAGAAAGCTATCGGGTTTTCGAGTCCCTATCTCGAGACGGGTCTATGTGCGCTTATCAGTAAGAAGACAGCGGCAAGTTCCATTGATGGGCTGGATCTCACAGGCAATAAGATCGCGGTTAAGATGGGGACGACTGGCGAGGTATTTGCACGCAAATATTTTAAACAGGCTCAGGTGATCGCACTCGATCGAGAGTCGAGCTGTGTTTTAGAGGTTGTGCAAGCTAAATGCAACGCCTTCCTGTATGATCAGTTTTCGATCTTAGCCGAGTGGCAGAAATACCCTGAAGCTACGAAAGCCAATTTAAACCCCTTTGTCAAAGAGTACTGGGCGATGGGAATGCGTCTTGAAGATACCCAGCTCAAAGCACAAGCGAACTCTTTTTTAAAAGAGTTTAAAGAGAGTGGCGGCTTCCAGAAGCTCGCCGACAAGTTTTTTAAGGAGCAGCAGAAGCTCTTTGCAGAGCAGGGTGTTCCGTTTGTTTTTGATATCAAAGGATAG
- a CDS encoding ABC transporter ATP-binding protein yields MQKKLSSFIWHFVRLQKWTFLSIGLVSLCWSFDNVLWPYLLKVVIDIFTKYEVERAAAWAALATPALYGLLLWAGIEMGFRAQGFMLMRAIPKLEADIRMEMFDHIQYHSPKYFNEHFAGSLANKITDMTTQVTLVMQQLLTLFFPALLGCLLGIIFFARVNLLFAGILACWIVIHFTICFLFSRRCGKFEHVHGEVRSELLGKIVDSLTNNFAVNLFYRFKFEKARIQTLQTKEQQKNVLSKKQVELMRICMGAVAFTVGGVLTNGLMIYLWLQGKLTTGEVIQIFNTTWNVLMVMWITGMELPGLFQSLGIAKQALSVMKDPKDVLDHPDAKPLLVTKGEIVFANVSFHYGKRSLFRNKDVHIKGGEKVGLVGFSGAGKSTFVNLILRFYAVETGKILVDGQEISKVTLESLRSQISLIPQDPLLFHRSLEENIRFGRIDATKEEVVEAARLAHCDEFIKRLSDGYDTQVGERGTKLSGGERQRIAIARAMLAKAPIILLDEATSALDSVTETYIQESLEKLMQGRTTIVIAHRLSTLAKMDRILVFDQGKIVEEGTHRKLLAKGGHYAKMWQKQAGGFLPDVVPGKEE; encoded by the coding sequence ATGCAAAAGAAGCTCTCCTCGTTTATCTGGCACTTCGTCCGCTTGCAAAAGTGGACATTTTTAAGCATCGGCCTCGTCTCGCTATGCTGGTCTTTTGACAACGTCCTCTGGCCCTACCTGTTGAAGGTAGTCATCGATATCTTCACTAAGTATGAGGTCGAAAGAGCCGCAGCCTGGGCTGCACTTGCAACACCAGCTCTCTATGGATTGCTTCTCTGGGCAGGAATCGAGATGGGATTTCGTGCGCAGGGCTTCATGCTCATGCGGGCGATCCCCAAACTTGAAGCTGACATCCGCATGGAGATGTTCGACCATATCCAGTACCACTCACCCAAATATTTCAATGAGCACTTTGCGGGGAGTCTTGCCAATAAGATCACCGACATGACCACGCAGGTGACGCTTGTGATGCAGCAGCTGCTCACGCTCTTCTTCCCAGCTCTTCTCGGCTGTCTGCTCGGCATTATCTTCTTTGCGCGTGTTAATCTTCTCTTTGCTGGTATTCTCGCCTGCTGGATCGTGATACACTTCACGATCTGCTTCCTCTTCTCTCGCAGATGTGGAAAATTCGAGCATGTCCATGGTGAGGTGCGCAGCGAGCTTCTGGGCAAGATCGTCGATAGTTTGACCAACAACTTCGCTGTTAATCTCTTCTACCGCTTTAAATTTGAGAAGGCGCGTATTCAGACGCTTCAGACAAAAGAGCAGCAGAAGAATGTTCTTTCGAAGAAGCAGGTGGAGCTGATGCGCATCTGCATGGGAGCTGTCGCATTTACCGTGGGCGGAGTTCTAACTAACGGCTTGATGATCTATCTCTGGCTTCAAGGGAAGCTCACAACGGGAGAGGTCATCCAGATCTTCAATACGACATGGAACGTGCTGATGGTCATGTGGATCACCGGCATGGAGCTTCCAGGACTCTTTCAATCCCTTGGAATTGCAAAGCAGGCGCTCAGCGTCATGAAGGATCCAAAGGATGTGCTCGACCATCCAGATGCGAAGCCTCTTCTGGTTACAAAGGGGGAGATCGTCTTTGCCAACGTCTCATTCCACTACGGAAAGAGGAGTCTCTTTCGTAATAAAGATGTGCATATCAAGGGGGGAGAGAAGGTGGGGCTCGTCGGCTTCTCCGGAGCAGGAAAGTCGACCTTTGTCAACCTCATCTTGCGCTTCTACGCCGTAGAGACGGGTAAGATTCTGGTCGATGGGCAGGAGATCTCGAAGGTTACGCTTGAGTCTCTTCGCAGCCAGATCTCGCTGATCCCGCAAGATCCTCTCCTCTTCCACCGCTCGCTTGAGGAGAACATTCGCTTTGGGCGGATCGATGCTACAAAAGAAGAGGTCGTGGAAGCCGCACGACTTGCGCACTGTGATGAGTTTATCAAGAGACTCTCCGATGGATATGACACGCAGGTAGGGGAGAGGGGAACGAAGCTCTCCGGGGGAGAGCGCCAGCGCATAGCGATCGCAAGAGCGATGCTGGCTAAAGCCCCGATCATCCTTCTCGACGAGGCGACCTCCGCGCTGGATTCTGTCACAGAGACCTACATTCAAGAGAGCCTTGAAAAACTGATGCAAGGACGCACGACAATCGTGATCGCGCACCGCCTCTCGACGCTTGCTAAGATGGATAGGATCCTCGTCTTTGACCAGGGAAAAATTGTAGAAGAGGGAACTCACCGCAAGCTCCTAGCAAAAGGAGGCCACTATGCCAAGATGTGGCAGAAGCAGGCCGGAGGCTTCCTTCCCGATGTAGTCCCCGGAAAAGAGGAGTAG
- the alr gene encoding alanine racemase yields MKQQKYPHPSWIEIDLTQFRKNVMVMRRHIGEALFCLPVKANAYGHGLCEMGRAAEEAGLDYLGVAHLQEGVDLRRAGVKLPILVLGAIHEDQILDLIEFNLEFTISSKFKADLVAEKCKAKGLKCKVHLEVDTGMQRTGVRTGTAIDLFEHLKKLECFELVGIYSHIATAEKPQDPFALKQIEAFTTLLRHPVFQGVPLIRHLANSGATANYPASHLDMVRPSLITFGYLPEDAAENLKEILPCLSLKSKVSYFKVVEAGEGVSYGRSYITPKRTRIVTIPIGYGDGYRRCLSNRGSVLIRGERFPIVGTICMDQLMVDVGDKEVRVGDEVVLIGKQKSQEISLMEISRLCDTIPYEILCLFNDRIPRIYLQTGLSGVCTNTARLPGSIGPGLLL; encoded by the coding sequence ATGAAGCAGCAGAAGTATCCGCATCCTTCCTGGATAGAGATCGATCTCACTCAATTTAGAAAGAATGTGATGGTCATGCGTCGTCACATCGGAGAGGCTCTTTTCTGCCTGCCTGTGAAGGCGAATGCGTATGGCCACGGCCTCTGTGAGATGGGAAGGGCAGCAGAAGAGGCGGGTCTTGACTATCTTGGCGTTGCCCACCTGCAAGAGGGGGTCGATCTGCGGAGAGCAGGAGTGAAGCTTCCGATTCTAGTGCTCGGCGCGATCCACGAAGATCAGATTCTCGATCTCATCGAGTTTAACCTCGAATTTACGATCAGTTCCAAATTCAAAGCCGATCTCGTCGCAGAAAAGTGCAAGGCCAAGGGGCTAAAGTGCAAGGTGCATCTCGAAGTAGACACCGGCATGCAGCGGACTGGAGTCCGCACAGGGACTGCGATCGATCTTTTCGAGCATCTAAAAAAACTAGAATGCTTTGAACTGGTCGGCATCTACTCGCACATAGCAACAGCCGAAAAGCCGCAGGATCCCTTTGCTTTAAAGCAGATCGAGGCCTTCACCACTCTTTTGCGACACCCCGTATTCCAGGGGGTGCCGCTCATCCGCCACCTCGCAAACTCTGGAGCGACAGCAAACTATCCTGCATCGCACCTGGATATGGTTAGACCTTCGCTCATCACCTTCGGCTATCTTCCCGAAGACGCGGCTGAAAACTTAAAAGAGATCCTCCCTTGCTTATCGCTTAAGTCGAAGGTCTCCTACTTTAAAGTTGTAGAGGCAGGTGAGGGGGTGAGCTATGGACGCTCCTACATCACTCCAAAGCGCACGCGCATCGTCACCATCCCCATTGGATATGGAGATGGGTATAGACGTTGCCTATCGAATCGTGGATCGGTGCTGATACGAGGAGAGAGGTTCCCGATCGTAGGCACGATCTGCATGGACCAGCTCATGGTAGATGTGGGGGATAAAGAGGTCCGCGTCGGCGACGAGGTTGTTCTAATCGGAAAACAAAAAAGCCAAGAGATCAGCCTCATGGAGATCTCCCGGCTCTGTGACACTATTCCCTATGAGATTCTCTGCCTTTTCAATGACAGGATTCCCCGGATCTATCTCCAAACGGGCTTATCAGGTGTTTGCACGAATACCGCGCGCTTACCCGGTTCAATAGGCCCTGGCTTATTGTTGTAA